A stretch of the Cellulomonas sp. WB94 genome encodes the following:
- a CDS encoding amidohydrolase family protein, producing the protein MTERTAPELLRGRVVTPTEVIADGVVVVRDGTIAWVGEAANAAAAGWSGLPDPARHPVTVLPGLVDLHTHGGGGASYPDATTPQEALVAVLEHRAHGTTTLVASLVTAAPDTLRQRVAVLAALADVGEIAGIHLEGPFVSTVRCGAQDPALIQAPDADLTRELAALARGHLVTMTIAPELGGVAGVVDALIGAGALPSFGHTDASWRQTSDALADARTRLAATPGRRSGRATVTHLFNGMRPLTHRDPGPIPVFLAAAARGEAVVELIGDGTHVDPELVQSIFSLVGADNIALVTDAMAAAGMPDGAYRLGSQDVTVADGVARLTHGGAIAGGTAHLLDIVRTTVAGGVPLVDVVRAAATTPAAVLGDATIGALEAGRRADIVLTDDDLRVLSVRRAGTVVAP; encoded by the coding sequence ATGACCGAGCGCACCGCACCCGAGCTCCTTCGCGGCCGGGTCGTCACGCCGACCGAGGTGATCGCCGACGGCGTCGTCGTCGTCCGCGACGGGACGATCGCGTGGGTCGGTGAGGCCGCGAACGCCGCAGCAGCGGGCTGGTCGGGCCTCCCGGACCCGGCCCGGCACCCCGTCACGGTGCTCCCCGGTCTCGTCGACCTCCACACGCACGGAGGCGGCGGCGCGAGCTACCCGGATGCGACCACTCCGCAGGAGGCGCTCGTCGCGGTGCTCGAGCACCGGGCCCACGGGACCACGACGTTGGTCGCCTCGTTGGTCACCGCGGCGCCCGACACGTTGCGTCAGCGGGTCGCGGTGCTCGCCGCGCTCGCGGACGTGGGGGAGATCGCCGGCATCCACCTCGAGGGCCCGTTCGTGTCGACGGTGCGCTGCGGCGCGCAGGACCCGGCGCTGATCCAGGCTCCCGACGCGGACCTCACTCGTGAGCTCGCCGCCCTCGCGCGCGGGCACCTGGTGACCATGACGATCGCCCCCGAGCTGGGCGGCGTCGCCGGCGTCGTCGACGCGCTGATCGGCGCGGGAGCGCTGCCCAGCTTCGGGCACACCGACGCGAGCTGGCGCCAGACGTCCGACGCCCTCGCCGACGCGCGCACGCGACTGGCGGCCACGCCCGGTCGTCGCTCGGGCCGGGCGACCGTGACCCACCTCTTCAACGGCATGCGTCCGCTGACGCACCGGGACCCCGGCCCGATCCCGGTCTTCCTCGCGGCTGCCGCCCGGGGCGAGGCCGTCGTGGAGCTGATCGGTGACGGCACGCACGTCGACCCGGAGCTGGTCCAGAGCATCTTCAGCCTCGTCGGCGCCGACAACATCGCGCTGGTGACCGACGCGATGGCCGCTGCCGGCATGCCCGACGGCGCGTACCGGCTCGGCTCGCAGGACGTCACGGTCGCCGACGGAGTGGCCCGGCTGACGCACGGCGGGGCGATCGCGGGCGGCACCGCGCACCTGCTCGACATCGTGCGGACCACCGTCGCCGGCGGGGTCCCGCTCGTCGACGTCGTGCGGGCCGCCGCGACCACGCCGGCTGCGGTGCTCGGCGACGCCACGATCGGGGCTCTCGAAGCCGGCCGGCGCGCGGACATCGTGCTGACCGACGACGACCTGCGGGTGCTGAGCGTCCGGCGCGCGGGCACGGTCGTGGCTCCATGA
- the nagB gene encoding glucosamine-6-phosphate deaminase, with translation MEVVIAAPEELVALAAGAIESLLAAKPAAVLGLATGSSPLGIYDELVRRYEDGRVSFAHARGFLLDEYVGLPADHPERYRNVIEQEIASRVDFVPDAVQGPDGLAEDIAAACVRYEAAIAEAGGVDLQILGIGTDGHVGFNEPGSSLASRTRIKTLTDQTRADNARFFDGDVEAVPRHCLTQGLATIMSARHIVLIASGRAKAEAIHHLVEGPVSAMWPGTILQHHPHVSVLIDPAAASRLQLADYFRSTYAAKPAWQGL, from the coding sequence ATGGAGGTTGTGATCGCAGCACCCGAGGAGCTGGTCGCGCTCGCGGCGGGGGCGATCGAGTCGCTGCTCGCCGCCAAGCCCGCGGCCGTGCTCGGTCTCGCGACCGGGTCGAGCCCGCTCGGCATCTACGACGAGCTCGTCCGGCGGTACGAGGACGGTCGCGTGTCGTTCGCGCATGCGCGGGGGTTCCTGCTCGACGAGTACGTCGGGCTGCCGGCCGACCACCCGGAGCGGTACCGGAACGTGATCGAGCAGGAGATCGCCTCGCGGGTCGACTTCGTGCCCGACGCGGTCCAGGGTCCGGACGGTCTGGCCGAGGACATCGCCGCGGCGTGCGTGCGGTACGAGGCGGCGATCGCTGAGGCCGGCGGGGTGGACCTGCAGATCCTCGGGATCGGCACGGACGGCCACGTCGGGTTCAACGAGCCCGGTTCGTCGCTCGCCTCGCGCACGCGGATCAAGACCCTGACCGACCAGACGCGCGCGGACAACGCGCGGTTCTTCGACGGCGACGTCGAGGCGGTGCCGCGCCACTGCCTGACGCAGGGTCTCGCCACCATCATGAGTGCGCGGCACATCGTGCTGATCGCGAGCGGCCGCGCCAAGGCCGAGGCGATCCACCACCTCGTCGAGGGCCCCGTGAGCGCGATGTGGCCGGGGACGATCCTGCAGCACCACCCGCACGTCAGCGTGCTCATCGACCCCGCCGCGGCCAGCAGGCTGCAGCTCGCCGACTACTTCCGCAGCACCTACGCGGCGAAGCCGGCCTGGCAGGGGCTCTGA
- a CDS encoding GNAT family N-acetyltransferase, which yields MRITSLGFRTDIMLLTLQGSDVEDRGDHLVVRTPGNPTFWWGNFVLLRERPGRGGVRRWEETFARELPEAAHRTFGVDGTQGDVADFGEFAAAGYAVDGSAVMTASSVHEPPHPNHDATYRALDLTDRGDRDAAIALQLANAPHREPSSHREFLVRKMEAMRPLQEAGCGSWFGAFVDGRMLSGMGLFSDGSGVARFQSVDTHPDARGRGLAGTLVHHVSRYGLTDLGAATLVMVADPGYHAIDIYRSIGFETTETQLQLERSPG from the coding sequence GTGCGCATCACCTCGCTGGGGTTTCGGACAGACATCATGCTGCTGACCCTCCAGGGCAGCGACGTCGAGGACCGCGGCGATCATCTGGTCGTCCGCACCCCAGGCAACCCCACGTTCTGGTGGGGCAACTTCGTGCTCCTTCGGGAGCGTCCCGGTCGGGGTGGTGTGCGGCGGTGGGAGGAGACGTTTGCCCGGGAGCTCCCCGAGGCGGCCCATCGCACCTTCGGCGTCGACGGCACCCAGGGTGACGTGGCTGACTTCGGCGAGTTCGCTGCTGCCGGGTACGCGGTCGACGGCAGCGCGGTGATGACCGCCTCGTCCGTCCACGAGCCACCGCACCCCAACCACGACGCCACCTACCGCGCCCTCGACCTCACCGATCGTGGCGATCGGGACGCAGCGATCGCGCTCCAGCTGGCCAACGCCCCCCACCGGGAGCCGTCCAGCCACCGGGAGTTCCTCGTCCGGAAGATGGAGGCGATGAGGCCGCTGCAGGAGGCGGGCTGCGGCTCCTGGTTCGGTGCGTTCGTCGACGGTCGGATGCTCTCCGGGATGGGTCTGTTCTCCGACGGCTCTGGCGTCGCCCGGTTCCAGAGCGTCGACACCCATCCCGATGCGCGCGGCCGGGGCCTGGCCGGAACACTCGTCCACCACGTCAGCCGCTACGGCCTGACGGACCTCGGTGCGGCCACCCTGGTCATGGTTGCCGACCCCGGCTACCACGCCATCGACATCTACCGGTCGATCGGCTTCGAGACCACCGAGACGCAGCTCCAGCTCGAACGGTCACCGGGATGA
- a CDS encoding sensor histidine kinase: protein MHADPQVATSLAPAPAPDRAGRRPARVVWARAALLSFVLAAMLTTAVVRQGRGEFPGPTLLVLTVAAWVPLLWYARRPVAALVGALLVESIHLVVVPYSNPGASAAVAMGAFQPVPLATMVAAWAVASRRPRPVGWALGGGAAAVLLLVGVVAKPLTLVATDMVMFNLVIAATAVGTVVSGRRERVVREALARDEETRQQVVAERLRIARELHDVLAHHLTLVNAQAGVADYLLATDPSAASVALRGIGQHTRQALDELRATVGLLRQDDDSAEDTDPAVGAARQPVPGLARLDELIESFRSVGGTVELEATGSPRTLRPDADLAAYRIVQEALTNATKHAAGAVARVDLRWSDDELALSVTNGPATRLAAARTRPPAGSGHGLIGMRERALACGGTLTTERSPAGGFVVRATIPVQVDDGGDDVTLAEGEPA from the coding sequence ATGCACGCCGACCCGCAGGTCGCGACTTCTCTCGCGCCTGCGCCGGCCCCCGACCGGGCCGGCCGTCGCCCCGCACGTGTCGTCTGGGCGCGGGCCGCGCTCCTGAGCTTCGTCCTGGCCGCGATGCTCACGACCGCGGTCGTGCGGCAGGGGCGCGGGGAGTTCCCCGGTCCGACCCTGCTCGTCCTGACAGTCGCCGCGTGGGTGCCGCTGCTCTGGTACGCGCGCCGGCCCGTGGCGGCGCTCGTCGGTGCGCTGCTCGTCGAGTCGATCCACCTGGTCGTCGTGCCGTACTCCAACCCCGGGGCGTCGGCGGCGGTCGCGATGGGCGCCTTCCAGCCGGTCCCGCTCGCCACGATGGTGGCGGCGTGGGCGGTCGCGAGCCGGCGCCCTCGGCCCGTGGGCTGGGCGCTCGGCGGCGGCGCGGCCGCCGTCCTGCTCCTGGTGGGTGTCGTCGCCAAGCCGCTCACCCTCGTCGCCACCGACATGGTGATGTTCAACCTCGTGATCGCCGCGACGGCGGTCGGCACCGTGGTCTCGGGCCGCCGAGAGCGGGTGGTGCGCGAGGCTCTGGCCCGCGACGAGGAGACCCGGCAGCAGGTCGTGGCCGAGCGGCTGCGCATCGCCCGTGAGCTGCACGACGTGCTGGCGCACCACCTGACGCTCGTCAACGCCCAGGCCGGGGTGGCCGACTACCTGCTCGCGACGGACCCCTCCGCGGCGTCGGTCGCGCTGCGCGGCATCGGCCAGCACACCCGCCAGGCGCTCGACGAGCTGCGCGCGACCGTGGGGCTGCTGCGCCAGGACGACGACTCCGCCGAGGACACCGACCCGGCCGTCGGGGCCGCACGCCAGCCCGTCCCTGGGCTGGCGCGGCTCGACGAGCTCATCGAGTCCTTCCGCTCCGTGGGAGGCACAGTGGAGCTCGAGGCGACGGGATCGCCCAGGACCCTCCGGCCCGATGCGGACCTCGCTGCCTACCGCATCGTCCAGGAGGCCCTGACGAACGCCACGAAGCACGCAGCCGGTGCGGTGGCGCGCGTCGACCTGCGATGGTCCGACGACGAGCTCGCGTTGTCCGTGACGAACGGGCCTGCGACACGGCTCGCGGCGGCGCGTACCCGCCCACCGGCGGGATCGGGCCACGGGCTCATCGGCATGCGCGAGCGTGCCCTCGCCTGCGGGGGGACGCTCACGACCGAACGCTCGCCCGCGGGCGGGTTCGTCGTCCGTGCGACCATCCCGGTCCAGGTCGACGACGGCGGCGACGACGTGACGCTCGCAGAAGGAGAACCAGCGTGA